The Streptomyces kaniharaensis genome segment CGAACCGATCATTCCGCCGCCCGCCGACCGGCCCCGCGCACTCGCGTCGCAGCGACTGCACGAGGCCGCATACCAGCCCACCGACTCCATCCGGCGCCTGGACGCGTGGGCCGCCGAGCACGGGCTGGGCCAGCGCGCGATCAGCCGCAACCTCCCGGAGTTGACGCTGATGGACGAGTTGGGCAACGTCCTGGACGCCATCAGCCACGCGACGCGGAACCCCCACCGGGTCCAGGGCGAGGAGCGCGCCCGCCTGCTAGACCGCAAGGCTGCACTGCTGGACCGCATCGCAGCCGAGCAGAACCGGCCGGAGTCCGCGGAACTTGCCGCCGGCGCCCGCGCGAAGGCCGCCGAGATTCGCGCCGAACTGGCCACCACCCACGAGGAAGCTGGCCGCTGACCAGCAGTCCGTCAACATCGAGACGAGAGGTTCACCCCATGAGCACGTCGTCGCACCACGAGCCCCTGACCCCCTGGGAGGAGATCACGCCTGACTGGAGCAAGGCCGCGCTGATCGAGTACCCGGGCAGCCGGTTGAAGAGGATCATGTACGGGACCGAGGTCGGCCTGGTCCCCGACGAGGCTTTCGCCGCCGATTGCGCAGCCGCCGACGTCCGGCTGCAGGAGCTGCGGACCGCCGACCCCGACGACGCCGGCGTGGTCCACGCCGGACAGACCTTCTCCGCCGTCGCGGCCGGCGGCAGCGCCGAGGACCGAGCCCGCGCCGAGTACTACCTCTGCGACGAGCTGATGGAGTACCCGCTCCGGCACGGGTACCTCTGGTACGGCGAGCACCCGGCCCTGGACCCCGAACTGAGGGGCCGCTACCAGCAGAGCGAGACCGGCCCCGGCCCCGTCGACTCCCTCACTGCCGCCATCATCGCCCGCGGCGCCGAGGCCGCCGCCCGGTGGGACGCCAGGCCCGAGCCTTCGCTGTAGGCGAAGCCACCACACTCCATACCTCACAAGTCTTGAACTTCAAGACTTGTGAGGTATGATCGTTTCCGGCGATCAAGGCCCGGGCCACCGGGTCCGTGAAGGCCGGTCAGCCGCCGAAGGATGGTGCTGGAGCGTCGCTGTGAGTCCCGGTGAGGTGACATACCGGGATAATCCGTACGACTTTCCGGCCCGGGCGTGTTGACCCCGACACGAAACGTCGCCGATGTGAAAAACTCCGAGATGGCTTACACGAAGTGATCTTGGAGACCTATCGAGAGCATGCGAAAAGAGCCTCAGACCGTCCCGGGTTCCAGCCGGGTGATCGAGGCTCAGACCGCCTACCACGTATTCGCTTATTCGCTCTAGACCCGCCTGGGGCGCCAACCTTTGGGACCGGGTCGAAGAGCTGGCCGAGTGCGCCCTTCTGGCGTACTCACTACCGGGAGACGACTATAGCCGTCCGCCGCCCGGTCTGCCCACCATGCCCGCGTGCCGACACGCCGGTTATCGGCCAGGCCAGCAGCTCCGCCGCCCGCCGCCTCGCGGCCGCCGGCGCCGACCGTCCGCCACGGGGTCCGCCCGTCCTGCCCGCCCACGTCGCAGCAGGACGCGCCCCGCCATGGCGGGCGGGTGTCGTTGATATGCCAAAGGGAGACCGGTCCCCGGAAACCGGCCCGTGGCCCCGCCCTGACGACGGCGGGGAGTCCGGAAAGAGTCCCCGGTAGGAGAACGGACCGGGTTACCAAAGAACCGACCCCGGTAGCCCCCGGGAGGTAGAGAAGGCACGGCGGAGGCAGCTCACCCCACCCCCTGAGCGGAGGGAGAGCGCCGGCGGAGCAACAGGCAAATGGAGCTGACAGCCAGTTCGGCCTTGCCTCGTGGGTAACCGCGGGGCGAACAAGGTGGACCCCAGCCGAAGCCCGGGCGGACCGGGCGGAGACGCGACCTCCCGAGCTGCCAGCACATCCCGGTCCCAGGGCGCGAGTAATCCCCGCAGCCCGGTCTGAAGCGAAGACGGTGACGGGCGTACCGGAAGGCACGACCTCAGCAACATGACGCGAATGACCCCCTCTGACGAGCAGGCAGAACCCCGTGGGGACCTCTGTCATGTTCGTCAGGGGGGGTCACCGCTCCCCCGGACTCAGGGCACCCGGAGCCGGTAAGGCAACCCCCGAACAGCAATGAGGCCGGGGGAGCGGTACTCCAAAAAAGCAGCCCCGAAGGGCCCTTATCCGCGCTGTGGGGCCCGATCCGGCCCACCCCCAACAAGGTGAGCCGGTTGGCACCGCGTAAGCCGGATCGGGCCCCACAGCTCATCACAGCCCCGGCGAAGCCGGGACGAATACGGCCGAATGGCCGTTCGGTTTGTCTGCCCCCGATACGGAAACACCCCCAACTGACCAGGGAAAAGGAGAGATTGGTGTGAGCACGTCTGGCTACGGTGACCCCATGACGACCACCCCCACCCCCAGCACCGGTAAGAGAGGGCGGGTCCTGCTGCTGGCCGCGGCGCCGAGGACGAGTCGACGCCGGCTGCTGGACCCCGAGCACGGGGCGAGCACGCTCGGCAGCGTGCCGGCCGAGCGGCTGCTGCAGGGCTGGGACGGCCCGGTGGACGTGGTGCAGCTGGTCGACCCGGGGGAGCCCCAGGCCGTGCTCGCCCGGCTGCAGGAGGCCGCGGCCGCCGCCGGGCCGCTGCTGGTTTACGTGTGCGGGCAGCTGACTCGGGACCACCGCCAGCACCGGGTGCACGTCGCGTTGGCGAAGACCGTGGAAAGCACGATCCGCAACACCGCGCTGCCGTGGACGTGGGTCGCGCAGGCCCTCGCCAGCCGGGCGCCGGGGTCGACCGCGCTGGTCCTGGACGTGATTGCCGACCCGAGCTGCCTGCCGATGCGGGACGAGGACCTGCAGCTGCCGGACGCCGTCGAGCGGTACGGCGTCGTCGCCCCGCCGGCCCGCCGAGGCCCGTGGCAGCCGCCGGCCTACACCGTGCAACTGGCCCAGCTGCTGCGGAGCGGCCCGTCCGGGCAGCGGCTGGCCGACCTTCACCCGGTCGCGGCCGCGCAGGCCGGGCTGGCGCCGGGCACCGTGGTGCTGGCCCCGCCTCCGCCGGTCGAGGTCGAGGTGCCCCGGCCCCGACCCGAGTTGCTGCCTCCGCCGATGCCGAACCGCGCGCCCGCCCCGGCGCCGGTGGACCTGCGGCCGGCCATTGCGGAGGCGATGCACGACGGGCACCACCAGGCCGCCGCCGAGCTGGCCGCGCAGTGGGAGCGCGGTGTGCTGCGAAGCGCCGGGTACCTCTCGGCGGAGATGGGGGACGTGCTGGAGGTTCAGGCGACCGTGGCGGTTGCCGCCGCCGACGTCGTTCGGGCCGCCGAGCGGTGGACCGCCACCGCCGAGCACCGGTTGCGGTTCGGCGTCGAGGACCAGGCCGCCGCCGTGCAGCTGGCCGCCCGTAACGCCCTCGCCTGCTGGCGCCAGGTCCCTGACAGCGAGGGGGAGTTGGCCGTGCTCGGCGAGCGGCTGGCCCGGGTCCTGCAGGATCTCGGCCGGGACAGCGCCGCGGCCGCCGTCGCCGAGCGGGCCGCCGCCGTCGAGCGCCGGACGGCCTGAGACCAGCGCGAAGCGGGGCCGCACCAGGGTGTTGGTGCGGCCCCGCTTCGCAGTGTCAGAGGCGTTGGAGATCGGCTTTAACAGCGCGTCGTCGGCGCCACTCGTGCAGGGATACCGTGCCCTCCGGCGCCGGATCTTCCAGACGGGGCTTGCGGTGCCGGGCTGGTGGAAGAGCCGCCAGCCGTGCCCACTCCGCCTCCAGCGCTTGCCGGTCCGGCGGATCGGGCAGCATCAGGCACTTCGGCCACTCCTCCGGGTCGCACGACCGACAGGTGCACTCCCACACGATCGGTTCCCGCTCCGGGATCGGCTCCGGCGGCCTCCGGTGCCGGCCGCTACCCGCGTACTCCTCCACCGTCAGCCTCGGTCGCCGTTGAGGGCCCGGAAGACCTCCCGGCCGTACGCCTCCGTGGCCGGGGCTTCCAGCCACTCCTCCGCCAGCGCGACCACCCGGGCCACCTCCGCCTTGCAGTCCTCCAGCTCCGTCCCACGCCGCTCGCCCGCGTGCAGCAGCCGGGGCAGTGGGCGGTCCAAGTGCTTGTTCATCCAGGTGTCAGCCATGCCCTGCCCAACGGCAGCGGGCCGCCCAGGTCACGTACTGGGCACGCCAGTTGGCCAGACCACCAGGGACTCCACCGGCACCGGCCAGTCCTCCGGCGGGGCCAGCGTGAGCCCGTGGGCAGCCTTCACCGACTCGTCCGCGCCGCAGACGCCGCAGATTGTGATCCGCCGAGCCGGGGCGACCCGGGAGAGGGCCCCCACGTCCCCGTCGAACTGGGCGAGGAGGCCGAGGCAGCGCGGACACGTTGGTGATTCAGGGGTCATGCAGTGGCAACGACGGCGTGCCGGTCGAGGTGCCCCCGTGGCCTCATCTGGGGTCGAGAATCTATAACCGCCCCGGACCCGGTGCAGGTCAGGGGCGGTTCTGGTGACGGGGTGTCAGGTCGGGTCGGGGGCGGGGGAGAGGTGGCCGGGGTCCGCCGGCCACTGGTGGCCGCCGCCGGGCGGGACGAGCCAGACCCGGCGGTCCACGGGCTTGTCGGTCCAGGTGGACCGCAGGACTTCCTGACCGTCGATGATGCCCACCTGCCCGGTGGCCGCGTCCAGGACCCGCTCGCCGTCGCGCGGGTGCCGCTCGAATTCGTGAACGGCGCGTTCGCCGTTGTGGAGACTCACTCCGTCGCCGCCTCTCTGCCGTCGAGGGGCAGCCGGTCGAGGAGGTCAGCGACCGCGTGAACCACGGTGGCCGAGGCCCGGCCGAGTTCGACCATCGGTTCGCCGGCGCCGGAGGGGTGGTCGCCCCGGACGCCGGGGAGGTCGAGCCGGTGCCGGGCGAGGGAGACTCGCAGGCGCTCGGACGCCAGGATGGCGAGGCGGTACGCCTCCGAGTCGGTGCCGGACATGTGCGAGGGTGCGAGGGGTGCCATCCCGGCACCGTAGGGAGCCCGGACAGCAGTAGGGGGCACGGTCTGTGCCCCCTACTCCGGTATGAAGAACTAGGCGGCGATGCCGACCGCCTCGGCGAGCGAGCGGGCCGCCGGCCGGACTGTGGCCGGGCCGTCGAGCAGGCCCCGGACGAGCTGGTGGGTCTCCCCGTTCCATCGCGGCGTCTCGCTGGCCGCCTCCACCGCCTCCGTCAGCAGCTCCGCCGTCCGGGCGTGCTCGCCTCGCAGTTGGTGAGCACGAGCGACCTCCACCAGGTGGCGCGAGCGCCGGGGCCGGGCGGGGATCTGCCGGGGGTCGATCCGGTCGGCCCAGGCCAACGCCGTGCCCACCTGCCGCAGTTCCACCGCGACCGTGACGGCGTGGATCGGCACGGCGGTGAGCGAGGCGGAGGTGGGGGAGGACCACCAGGTGGCCGGCAGGGTTCGGGCCACCGCCTCCGCCCGGTCCGCCCACCGCCAAGCGTCGCCGGACTCCCCGGCCCGGGCGTGCGTGATAGCCGCGTGCCAGGCCATTCCCGCCCAGGCCGCCGCCAGGGCAGGCGAGTTGGCCCGGTGCGGGTCGAGGACCCTCAGCGTCTCCTCCGTCAGGACCTGCGCGGAGTCCCACTGGCCGGACTCCCGAAGCGCCTGAACCAAGAACCAGGCGCTCTGTCCGACCGCGGCAAGGTCCCCGGTGGCCCGGGCCGTCGCCAGCGACCGCTCGGCGACCCTCCAGACCAAGTTCCCGTCCGACTGGTAGGCGCTGAACATCTGCACCAGGTTGAGCACACTCGCGTACAACACCTGAGCCCGCCGCCGGTCGGCGACCTCCGGGTGCGCGGCCGCCGCCGCGACGTCGCCGACCAGGCCGGGCAAGAGCTGGCCCAGCGCGGTGCGGTGGTCGCCCCGGGAATCGCGTGCCGCCCAGCCCGCCTCCAGCGCGGCCGCGACGTAGTCGAGGTGCTGCGGGGGCCCGTCCGCGACGGCGAGCGAGGCCGCGTCGATCGAGCGCCGTACGGCGGTGAGCGCCGGGTGCTCGCGGCCGGTGAACAGCGCGACCGGCAGCGGGAAGGCTCCGGTCAGCTCCGCCAGGTCGTCGACCTGCAGGTGCTCGGCGAGCCGCACCAGCATGGGCAGCCGCGGGGGAAGGAGCCTCCCGTTTTCCACGGCCTTGAGCCAGCCAGCGCTTCGGCCGACGAGTCCGGCCAGCGCCTCCCGGCTGATCCCTCGCGCCTTCCGCAGGCGCTGGATTCGCTGGCCGGTCGTCAGGGACGGTGGCAGTTCTGGCATGGCTGTCTCCCTGCTGCGGGATCGCTGGTGGCGCCAGGGTACGGCCGGAGCGCGAGCCCGCGCACCCGCCTTCGGACCAGGCCACCCGGACGTGCCCCCCGGCGCGGACTCCTCCACCGTGGCCCCCGGCGCGGTGGACTGCGTGGGGCGGCCGTAAGGCTGACTTACGCGATAGCTTGCTGCCCCGCTGGCCCGCTCCGGTTCG includes the following:
- a CDS encoding helix-turn-helix domain-containing protein, giving the protein MPELPPSLTTGQRIQRLRKARGISREALAGLVGRSAGWLKAVENGRLLPPRLPMLVRLAEHLQVDDLAELTGAFPLPVALFTGREHPALTAVRRSIDAASLAVADGPPQHLDYVAAALEAGWAARDSRGDHRTALGQLLPGLVGDVAAAAAHPEVADRRRAQVLYASVLNLVQMFSAYQSDGNLVWRVAERSLATARATGDLAAVGQSAWFLVQALRESGQWDSAQVLTEETLRVLDPHRANSPALAAAWAGMAWHAAITHARAGESGDAWRWADRAEAVARTLPATWWSSPTSASLTAVPIHAVTVAVELRQVGTALAWADRIDPRQIPARPRRSRHLVEVARAHQLRGEHARTAELLTEAVEAASETPRWNGETHQLVRGLLDGPATVRPAARSLAEAVGIAA